GGCGAACTGATCAGAGCTTTTAAgtacaatatattttaatttgacaaatGTGTGATGTTCAGTTGAGtaaaaagtcttttttttttcagaacagACAACGCTGTCAAAAACCACTGGAACTCTACCATTAAGCGTAAAGTTGAAACGGGTTATTATGCTGGGGTGGACCCAACACTTCATATGATCCGTCAAACAGAGAATGAAGAGATGGTATCTGAAGAGACCAGTCAAGAACAGGTATTTGCAGCCAGGTGCCTTATGAGTTCATATTCTAAATCGAAACTGTTGAAGGTTTTTGGTTGAacgtttgatttgtttttgtagGTGGAGCTCTGTTATGATGGAGCCACTGAGGGAATTCCAGTCCAGATTATAAAGCGGGTATAAGAACTTATTACACATCTTACATCTCCTGCATGTTCATGTTTCTTCAATGTAGCTACAACATCTGACAGGAAATAAAGTGATTTATGGGTTTGGAGAGGACATTTGTAATGAGGATGATGAATTTGAAGGGAAATTTTTGTATACTATGCCGTTCGAATCAAAATAGTGTAAATAATGCGGCAAAAGTAACTGATATTTTTGTTAACGCTGTGCTTGTAAAACTGCAACTAAACGGTTGACAGTCTGgggtttaaaaaaaggaaattggAGCAGTTAAGTAATTAGTCTCTCAAAAGCCTTTGAATGACATGACATCTATTTCTGATGCCCGTCTATTTCATTTGCCATAAACTCAGTCTTTCCATTCATAGATGCATATAGAGTTTTCTACATAGAAACAATCTTGAATTAATTCTACAGTGAATACTAATAATATACAGTCCATTAAAAAACAGATACACAGTGCTTATTAGTACTATGAAAAGAAATGTCCAATTACAAACCGATTAAATTATTCACTTTACTACAGTAACTACTGCCTAAATGTATGTTTGCAACactgcaaaattgtgaaaagccaGTTGAATAAGATAAAGTTTGCTATAAAATTCAGTCCGATGCTCCAAACAGATAACTGGTGTGTCTAACACTATTGTCATTTATAGGATCCTGATGTACATGAGAAAGCCTGCACCGCTCCTATCAAAACTGCATCTCCCAAGACACCCAAAGCTTCAAAAACCCCCGGAAGTGAAGCTGACACGTCTGGAGACCCTAACGTGTCCACCTGGGTCATGGACAGCTCGGGTTTCCTCTCACCCTCGGCCGCCCCTACGCTAAAGGAGGTGATGGAACTTATGGACGGGGTAAGTCTTAAAAACACTTGTGAGCTTGGTTTAAGTTCTTCAATCGTAAATTGCGGTTTAAAAGGTTCAGGGTAAAATTGACATCATTCTCAGAGGAATGGTTTTGTCCTTGTGTTAGCATCCGTTAGAATCAACTTTCGGGGTCTGTGTGTTTTGCACCCTGGTGTGCCGTGTTGTCACAGGGCTGATAATAAAAGCGATTTTACTCTCTCAAGGATCTAGAAGGCTGGTGTACGATGTCAGACTTTGACCTGCCGGAGGAGAGTCAGAGTTCTGAGCTTCTGCAGTTTCGGCTGGAGGGAAGCACCCTGCAGGAGCTCAGCAAGGGCAGTAAAGGGGAGCTCATCCCCATCTCACCGGGCGGAGCCACACCTCCGTCGATCTTGAGTCGACGCAGCCGTCGGCGAATCGCCCTTTCCCCGGACCCCAACGACTCCATGACCCCAAAAAGCACACCAGTGAAAATCCTGCCCTTCTCTCCTTCACAGGTACTGTCAACACTGAAGTAGTGTTTTGAactgaaaatgtatttcattatCTATAACAATAGTTAATCATATGTTCACAGTTCCTTAATATGTGGACCAAGCAGGACACTCTGGACCTGGAGAATCCTTCACTTACATCCACTCCTGTGTGCAGTCAGAAAGCCATGGTAACGACACCTCTTCACCGTGATAAAACCCCACTCACTCAGAAGGAAAACTCTCTGTGCGTTTTCGAATCCTCCCCTTTAAATTAAACCTCGCTCGCTCAAGTTTCCTGACAGTCTGGGTTTTTGTCCTTATAGGTTTATCACACCAAATCACAAGTCTGACCTGGACACAACTCCACGCACGCCCACGCCCTTCAAAAACGCCATGGAGAAATACGGCCCCCTGCGGCCACTGGTGAGAAAAATACAATCGATGtcgtcagtttttttttttttgacattttgtttGCTATTCTACTGATGACGCTGTGATATAATGAACgtcatttttgttttggttcTCTTCTGAAGCCTCAGACCCCAAATCTGGAGGAGGACCTTAAAGAAGTGTTGCGCAGTGAGGCGGGAATCGAGCTGATAGTAGAGGATGAAACTCCTACTGGGAAAAAACGTAAACAAGTGGTAAGGGATGCTCGCATTGGGATTTGATTGATCTGTGATCTTGTGGCAAGTTGACAAGTGTTCATGTACCCACTTCTAGTCTGGGATATATTTTGTGATCGTTTAAATTGCTGGATTTTTTTACTTCTACAGCACCGGCCTCCTATGAAGAAAGTGCGTAAATCTTTGGCTCTCGATGTCATTGACTGCAGCGAGAGCATTATTGCCCGCAAACAGCAATGTAAACCCTCGGTCCAAACAAATCAAAAGGTACAGAAACcagacaaataaaaattctccaTTTGTCTAATATCACTGTATGCACTATGTAACAGTTTTGTATTCCATTGTAGGTTCGAGCAGCACGGTCACTTCCTCTCGTGAAAGAGGAGAACGTTTTGGATCAAGGATTTATTCATGGACCCAATGAGAGCGGGCCGACAACCACATGCGTGTCTGCAGAATTAAAATCAGTTTCTCCTTTGCCTGTGAGTGATGCTAGATCAGAGAATACCAACGCATGTTTTCATATCTATTCTTTTATTAACACACGCTCATTTACACAATTTACTGTTGTTTTCCTGATAGATGTCTCCAGCCTGGGAAACTGTCGTATGTGGCCGGACGAAAGACCAGTTAATCATGACGGAGAAAGCAAGACATTACCTTCGCTCTTTAAAGTGTCACGCCCCAAGCCGAGCCCTCATACTTTCCTGATCCGACGCTGACATCTAAGCATGAAGCTTCCTTAAACATCATCTTTCCAAAAAATAATGTGGAAACTTCGAGTTgacttaaatgtaaatgtcacgtAGCATTCATTGAAGAAACGATTGTTCCAGGCTTGCATTGATAGACACTTTAACGCTGATAATGCTCTTATTTGGTTTTCTATGGTATATTCCCACATACAGAAAACAATCCTTCCTTGAACCCTGTGTGTGATCAGTGTCTCGAATTTATGTATGACAATGCAATCATACACACAGACATTTTAATGCCACTGTTTGGTGGCATGAGTGTCAAGATGAGAGTAATCAGGTTGAGGGTTGTTTGtctttacattttctgtaagaATAAGGCATTTTTCAGCTCATGTGGTCAATTTGTTGTATATACAGTTTGTGTATATTAAATGTGGTAGACATTTTCCTGTCTTTGTCTCGAATTCATAAGTGTTGTTTAGTAAATATCACTTTGCATCTTTCCAAAAC
This portion of the Triplophysa rosa linkage group LG20, Trosa_1v2, whole genome shotgun sequence genome encodes:
- the mybl2b gene encoding v-myb avian myeloblastosis viral oncogene homolog-like 2b, which encodes MSWWARGEDEEEAMCQDTDSDVADQKDCGKVKVKWTQEEDDKLRKLVLRVGPNDWKYIASFLPNRSEHQCQHRWFKVLDPDLVKGPWTREEDEKVIELVKKYGNKQWAMVAKHLKGRLGKQCRERWHNHLNPDVKKSSWTPEEDLIIFKAHCVLGNRWAEIAKLLPGRTDNAVKNHWNSTIKRKVETGYYAGVDPTLHMIRQTENEEMVSEETSQEQVELCYDGATEGIPVQIIKRDPDVHEKACTAPIKTASPKTPKASKTPGSEADTSGDPNVSTWVMDSSGFLSPSAAPTLKEVMELMDGDLEGWCTMSDFDLPEESQSSELLQFRLEGSTLQELSKGSKGELIPISPGGATPPSILSRRSRRRIALSPDPNDSMTPKSTPVKILPFSPSQFLNMWTKQDTLDLENPSLTSTPVCSQKAMVTTPLHRDKTPLTQKENSLFITPNHKSDLDTTPRTPTPFKNAMEKYGPLRPLPQTPNLEEDLKEVLRSEAGIELIVEDETPTGKKRKQVHRPPMKKVRKSLALDVIDCSESIIARKQQCKPSVQTNQKVRAARSLPLVKEENVLDQGFIHGPNESGPTTTCVSAELKSVSPLPMSPAWETVVCGRTKDQLIMTEKARHYLRSLKCHAPSRALILS